From Eptesicus fuscus isolate TK198812 chromosome 22, DD_ASM_mEF_20220401, whole genome shotgun sequence, a single genomic window includes:
- the KCNA2 gene encoding potassium voltage-gated channel subfamily A member 2, producing the protein MTVATGDPADEAAALPGHPQDTYDPEADHECCERVVINISGLRFETQLKTLAQFPETLLGDPKKRMRYFDPLRNEYFFDRNRPSFDAILYYYQSGGRLRRPVNVPLDIFSEEIRFYELGEEAMEMFREDEGYIKEEERPLPENEFQRQVWLLFEYPESSGPARIIAIVSVMVILISIVSFCLETLPIFRDENEDVHGGGVTFHAYSNSTVGYQPSTSFTDPFFIVETLCIIWFSFEFLVRFFACPSKAGFFTNIMNIIDIVAIIPYFITLGTELAEKPEDAQQGQQAMSLAILRVIRLVRVFRIFKLSRHSKGLQILGQTLKASMRELGLLIFFLFIGVILFSSAVYFAEADERDSQFPSIPDAFWWAVVSMTTVGYGDMVPTTIGGKIVGSLCAIAGVLTIALPVPVIVSNFNYFYHRETEGEEQAQYLQVASCPKIPSSPDLKKSRSASTISKSDYMEIQEGVNNSNEDFREENLKTANCTLANTNYVNITKMLTDV; encoded by the coding sequence ATGACAGTAGCCACCGGAGACCCGGCGGACGAGGCTGCTGCCCTCCCCGGGCACCCGCAGGACACCTATGACCCGGAGGCCGACCACGAGTGCTGCGAGCGGGTGGTGATCAACATCTCGGGGCTGCGGTTCGAGACCCAGCTGAAGACCTTGGCCCAGTTCCCGGAGACCCTCCTAGGGGACCCCAAGAAGCGGATGAGGTACTTCGACCCCCTCCGCAACGAGTACTTCTTCGACCGGAACCGCCCCAGCTTCGACGCCATCCTCTACTACTACCAGTCGGGGGGCCGGCTGCGGCGCCCCGTGAACGTGCCCCTGGACATCTTCTCGGAGGAGATTCGGTTCTacgagctgggggaggaggcgaTGGAGATGTTCCGGGAAGACGAGGGCTACATCAAAGAGGAGGAGCGGCCGCTGCCCGAGAACGAgttccagaggcaggtgtggctGCTCTTCGAGTACCCGGAGAGCTCGGGGCCGGCGCGGATTATAGCCATCGTGTCCGTCATGGTGATCCTGATCTCCATCGTCAGCTTCTGCCTGGAGACGCTGCCCATCTTCCGGGACGAGAACGAGGACGTGCACGGCGGGGGCGTGACCTTCCACGCCTACTCCAACAGCACCGTGGGCTACCAGCCGTCCACGTCCTTCACCGACCCCTTCTTCATCGTGGAGACGCTCTGCATCATCTGGTTCTCCTTCGAGTTCCTGGTGCGCTTCTTCGCCTGCCCCAGCAAGGCCGGCTTCTTCACCAACATCATGAACATCATCGACATCGTGGCCATCATCCCCTACTTCATCACGCTGGGCACGGAGCTGGCCGAGAAGCCCGAGGACGCCcagcagggccagcaggccaTGTCGCTGGCCATCCTCCGCGTCATCCGGTTGGTaagagtctttaggattttcaaGCTGTCCAGACACTCCAAAGGTCTCCAGATCCTAGGGCAGACCCTCAAGGCCAGCATGCGGGAATTGGGCCTCCTGATATTCTTCCTCTTCATCGGGGTCATCCTGTTCTCTAGCGCCGTCTATTTCGCGGAGGCCGATGAGCGAGACTCCCAGTTCCCCAGCATCCCGGATGCCTTCTGGTGGGCAGTCGTCTCCATGACAACCGTAGGCTATGGAGACATGGTCCCGACgaccattgggggcaagatcgtGGGTTCCCTGTGCGCCATTGCCGGTGTGTTAACCATTGCCTTACCAGTCCCCGTCATAGTGTCCAATTTCAACTACTTCTACCACCGCGAGAcagagggggaggagcaggcccAGTACTTGCAAGTGGCGAGCTGTCCAAAGATCCCGTCCTCCCCTGACCTAAAGAAAAGTAGAAGTGCCTCTACCATTAGTAAGTCTGACTACATGGAGATCCAGGAGGGGGTGAACAACAGCAACGAGGACTTTAGGGAGGAAAACTTGAAAACGGCCAACTGCACGTTGGCTAATACAAACTATGTGAATATTACCAAAATGTTAACCGATGTCTGA